Proteins from a single region of Streptomyces spectabilis:
- a CDS encoding amino acid permease: MSSTLFRTKKVEQSILDTEEPEHALKKSLSALDLTVFGVGVIIGTGIFVLTGTVAKNNAGPSVALAFVVAGVVCALAALCYAEFASTLPVAGSAYTFSYASLGELPAWIIGWDLVLEFALGTAVVAVGWSGYIASLLDNAGWQLPEALSGRDGADGFGFDILAAALVLVLTGILVLGMKLSARITSIVVAIKVIVVLVVIVAGAFFIKGDNYDPFIPESQAVEAGSGLHSPLIQLMFGWAPSNFGVLGIFTAASVVFFAFIGFDIVATAAEETKNPQRDMPRGILGSLLICTTLYVAVSIVVTGMQHYSQLSVDAPLADAFKATGHPWYAGFISFGAAVGLTTVCMILLLGQTRVFFAMSRDGLLPRFFSRVHPRFKTPHRPTILLGVIIAVVAGFTPLSELAELVNIGTLFAFVIVAVSVIILRRTRPDLHRSFRTPWVPVLPIASVAASLWLMLNLPAETWVRFAGWMLLGVVVYFLYGRSHSRLGQHEETSVGEVLRPPGRDTE, translated from the coding sequence GTGAGCAGCACCCTCTTCCGGACGAAGAAGGTCGAGCAGTCCATCCTCGACACCGAGGAGCCAGAGCACGCGCTCAAGAAATCCCTGTCCGCGCTCGATCTGACCGTCTTCGGCGTCGGCGTCATCATCGGCACCGGCATCTTCGTGCTCACCGGCACCGTCGCCAAGAACAACGCGGGCCCCTCCGTGGCCCTGGCCTTCGTCGTGGCCGGCGTCGTCTGCGCCCTCGCCGCGCTCTGCTACGCCGAGTTCGCGTCCACGCTCCCCGTGGCCGGGTCCGCGTACACGTTCTCGTACGCCTCGCTCGGCGAACTGCCCGCCTGGATCATCGGCTGGGACCTGGTCCTGGAGTTCGCGCTCGGCACGGCGGTGGTCGCCGTCGGCTGGTCCGGGTACATCGCCTCGCTGCTCGACAACGCGGGCTGGCAGCTGCCGGAGGCCCTCAGCGGCAGGGACGGCGCCGACGGCTTCGGCTTCGACATCCTCGCCGCGGCCCTGGTCCTGGTGCTCACCGGCATCCTCGTGCTCGGCATGAAGCTCTCCGCGCGGATCACCTCGATCGTCGTCGCCATCAAGGTGATCGTCGTCCTCGTGGTGATCGTCGCGGGTGCCTTCTTCATCAAGGGCGACAACTACGACCCGTTCATCCCCGAGTCCCAGGCCGTGGAGGCGGGCAGCGGCCTGCACTCCCCGCTGATCCAGCTGATGTTCGGCTGGGCGCCGTCCAACTTCGGCGTGCTGGGCATCTTCACCGCCGCCTCGGTCGTCTTCTTCGCCTTCATCGGCTTCGACATCGTCGCCACCGCCGCGGAGGAGACCAAGAACCCGCAGCGGGACATGCCGCGCGGCATCCTGGGCTCGCTGCTCATCTGCACGACGCTCTACGTGGCCGTGTCGATCGTCGTCACCGGCATGCAGCACTACAGCCAGCTGTCCGTGGACGCCCCGCTCGCCGACGCCTTCAAGGCCACCGGGCACCCCTGGTACGCGGGCTTCATCAGCTTCGGCGCCGCCGTCGGCCTGACCACGGTCTGCATGATCCTGCTTCTCGGCCAGACCCGGGTGTTCTTCGCGATGAGCCGCGACGGGCTGCTCCCGCGGTTCTTCTCCCGCGTCCACCCGCGCTTCAAGACCCCGCACCGGCCGACCATCCTCCTCGGTGTGATCATCGCCGTCGTGGCCGGGTTCACCCCCCTGAGCGAACTCGCCGAGCTGGTGAACATCGGCACGCTCTTCGCCTTCGTGATCGTCGCGGTCAGCGTGATCATCCTCCGGCGCACCCGCCCCGATCTGCACCGCTCCTTCCGCACGCCGTGGGTGCCGGTCCTGCCGATCGCCTCTGTCGCCGCCTCGCTGTGGCTGATGCTCAACCTGCCCGCCGAGACCTGGGTCCGCTTCGCCGGCTGGATGCTCCTCGGCGTCGTCGTCTACTTCCTCTACGGGCGCTCGCACAGCCGCCTCGGGCAGCACGAGGAGACCAGCGTGGGCGAGGTCCTGCGCCCGCCGGGCCGCGACACCGAGTGA
- the dxs gene encoding 1-deoxy-D-xylulose-5-phosphate synthase, translated as MPLLTRITGPRDLDRLSPEQLNQLATEIRGFLVDAVSKTGGHLGPNLGVVELTIALHRVFDSPRDKVLWDTGHQAYVHKLLTGRQDFEGLRGKGGLSGYPSRAESDHDVIENSHASTVLGWADGIAKANEVLKKDDHVVAVIGDGALTGGMAWEALNNIAAAKDRPLVIVVNDNERSYAPTIGGLANHLATLRTTDGYERFLARGKDLLERTPVVGKPLYETLHGAKKGLKDFIAPQGMFEDLGLKYVGPIDGHDMEALESALARAKRFNGPVIVHCITEKGRGYKPAEQDEADHFHGIGPIHPDTGLPIAAGGMDWTSVFGEEMVKLGREREDIVAITAAMLQPVGLKGFAEEFPDRVYDVGIAEQHAAVSAAGLATGGLHPVFAVYATFLNRAFDQLLMDVALHKCGVTFVLDRAGVTGTDGASHNGMWDMSILQCVPTLRIAAPRDADQVRLQLREAVEVDDAPTVVRYSKGAVGPAVKAVARVGGMDVLRRPDAPRPDVLLVSVGALAPMCLEIADLLDKQGISTTVVDPRWVKPVDEAMAPLAEQHRVVVTVEDNSRAGGVGSAISQALRDAGVDVPLRDFGIPPRFLDHASRKEVMAEIGLTAPDIARQVTGLVAKLDGRVERGRAAVDSVEPVRD; from the coding sequence GTGCCGCTGCTGACCCGCATCACGGGACCGCGCGATCTGGACCGGCTCAGCCCGGAGCAGCTGAACCAGCTGGCCACCGAGATCCGCGGCTTCCTCGTCGACGCAGTCTCCAAGACCGGCGGCCACCTCGGCCCCAACCTCGGCGTCGTCGAGCTGACCATCGCCCTGCACCGCGTCTTCGACTCGCCGCGGGACAAGGTCCTGTGGGACACCGGCCACCAGGCCTATGTCCACAAGCTGCTCACCGGCCGCCAGGACTTCGAAGGACTGCGCGGCAAGGGCGGCCTGTCCGGCTACCCCTCGCGCGCCGAGTCCGACCACGACGTGATCGAGAACAGCCACGCCTCCACCGTCCTCGGCTGGGCCGACGGCATCGCGAAGGCCAACGAGGTCCTCAAGAAGGACGACCACGTCGTCGCCGTCATCGGTGACGGCGCCCTCACCGGCGGCATGGCCTGGGAGGCGCTGAACAACATCGCCGCCGCCAAGGACCGCCCGCTGGTCATCGTCGTCAACGACAACGAGCGTTCCTACGCCCCCACCATCGGCGGTCTCGCCAACCACCTGGCCACCCTGCGCACCACCGACGGCTACGAGCGCTTCCTGGCCCGCGGCAAGGACCTCCTGGAGCGCACCCCCGTCGTAGGCAAGCCGCTGTACGAGACGCTGCACGGCGCGAAGAAGGGCCTGAAGGACTTCATCGCCCCGCAGGGCATGTTCGAGGACCTCGGCCTGAAGTACGTCGGCCCCATCGACGGCCACGACATGGAGGCCCTGGAGTCCGCGCTCGCCCGCGCCAAGCGCTTCAACGGCCCGGTCATCGTGCACTGCATCACCGAGAAGGGCCGCGGCTACAAGCCCGCCGAGCAGGACGAGGCCGACCACTTCCACGGCATCGGCCCCATCCACCCCGACACCGGTCTGCCCATCGCGGCCGGCGGCATGGACTGGACGTCCGTCTTCGGCGAGGAGATGGTCAAGCTCGGCCGCGAGCGCGAGGACATCGTGGCGATCACCGCCGCCATGCTCCAGCCCGTGGGCCTGAAGGGCTTCGCCGAGGAGTTCCCCGACCGCGTCTACGACGTCGGCATCGCCGAGCAGCACGCGGCCGTGTCCGCCGCGGGGCTCGCCACCGGCGGGCTCCACCCGGTCTTCGCCGTCTACGCCACCTTCCTCAACCGCGCCTTCGACCAGCTCCTGATGGACGTGGCCCTGCACAAGTGCGGCGTCACCTTCGTCCTGGACCGCGCGGGCGTCACCGGCACGGACGGTGCCTCGCACAACGGCATGTGGGACATGTCGATCCTCCAGTGCGTGCCCACGCTGCGCATCGCCGCGCCGCGCGACGCCGACCAGGTCCGCCTCCAGCTGCGCGAGGCCGTCGAGGTCGACGACGCCCCGACCGTCGTGCGCTACTCCAAGGGCGCCGTCGGCCCGGCCGTCAAGGCCGTCGCCCGCGTCGGCGGCATGGACGTGCTGCGCCGCCCGGACGCGCCCAGGCCCGACGTGCTCCTGGTCTCCGTCGGGGCCCTCGCCCCGATGTGTCTGGAGATCGCCGACCTGCTCGACAAGCAGGGCATCTCCACGACCGTGGTCGACCCGCGCTGGGTCAAGCCGGTCGACGAGGCGATGGCGCCGCTGGCGGAGCAGCACCGGGTCGTCGTCACCGTCGAGGACAACTCCCGTGCCGGGGGCGTCGGTTCGGCGATCTCGCAGGCGCTGCGGGACGCGGGCGTGGACGTGCCGCTGCGCGACTTCGGCATCCCGCCGCGCTTCCTCGACCACGCGTCGCGCAAGGAGGTCATGGCCGAGATCGGGCTGACCGCGCCGGACATCGCCCGTCAGGTCACCGGCCTCGTCGCCAAGCTCGACGGGCGCGTCGAGCGCGGCCGCGCGGCCGTGGACTCCGTCGAGCCCGTCCGCGACTGA